The following proteins are co-located in the Vigna angularis cultivar LongXiaoDou No.4 chromosome 2, ASM1680809v1, whole genome shotgun sequence genome:
- the LOC108327265 gene encoding uncharacterized protein LOC108327265, whose translation MASGASGPPLPPSGNSDKGKGKKSYVVKLMTRFNNEIGSTSQPTTPTSTSTGRSVPPPLVVPALTPTPNQVPTSTPTSFGTSRPPPIQVPGLTPTPYQVPPHGMASISPNVGSNPSTPRNIAPSPGIEDADPHSSSAANYVEECSNSRPMITPIGGGFYPTKTASKRKVSWKPEDEEKVKKNYHTEASHRLSEMYKKARTLGKRPDWLGDDTWNALLEKWNMPVYRQKCETAKKNRTSEKGGCLHTGGSISVHEHAIRLSQDLGRSVHVDEIFQQTHIRQSTGEFVDERSRRTHEQFVTKFSQIRSETASVGVSASSPLDPAEEERLRNRCWLEAAGGKYKGRVYGIGNVTSQDDCVDSYIQQTQASSTAQQQHSEEIVNLKSQLQQYGQQLEKFEGFIGVLLPFLPPSAAAAAQDFLNLQNRQVQNEVPTDVQPE comes from the exons ATGGCATCAGGTGCTTCTGGCCCTCCTCTTCCACCTTCAGGAAATTCTGATAAGGGAAAGGGGAAGAAATCTTATGTGGTGAAGTTGATGACACGTTTCAATAATGAAATTGGTTCAACCAGTCAGCCAACTACACCTACCTCTACCTCCACTGGTAGATCTGTTCCACCTCCACTAGTTGTTCCTGCCTTGACTCCCACTCCAAATCAAGTTCCTACATCTACACCTACCTCCTTCGGTACATCTCGTCCACCTCCGATACAAGTGCCTGGCTTGACACCCACTCCATACCAAGTGCCTCCTCATGGAATGGCTTCAATCTCTCCCAATGTTGGTTCTAACCCATCAACTCCCAGAAATATTGCACCATCACCTGGTATAGAGGATGCAGATCCACATTCCAGTTCAGCTGCCAATTACGTGGAAGAATGTTCCAATAGTCGTCCAATGATTACACCCATTGGAGGAgg gtttTATCCTACAAAAACTGCATCGAAG AGAAAGGTTTCATGGAAGCCTGAAGATGaggaaaaggtaaaaaaaaattatcacactGAGGCATCTCATAGACTCTCAGAGATGTATAAAAAAGCTAGAACTCTAGGAAAAAGACCTGATTGGCTGGGGGACGATACTTGGAATGCTCTTTTGGAAAAGTGGAACATGCCAGTTTATAGACAAAAGTGTGAAACGGCAAAGAAGAATCGAACATCTGAAAAGGGTGGTTGTTTGCACACTGGAGGATCTATAAGCGTGCATGAGCATGCTATTCGTTTG TCACAGGATCTTGGTCGGTCTgtgcatgttgatgaaatatttcagcaGACACATATTCGCCAATCAACAGGGGAATTTGTGGACGAAAGGTCTAGGCGGACCCAT GAACAATTTGTtacaaaattttctcaaataagatcTGAGACTGCATCTGTTGGTGTCTCCGCATCTTCTCCTCTAGACCCTGCAGAGGAGGAAAGATTGAGAAACCGATGTTGGTTAGAGGCTGCTGGTGGAAAATACAAGGGACGCGTATACGGCATTGGAAATGTCACTTCCcaagatgattgtgttgatagTTACATCCAACAGACACAGGCATCTTCTACTGCTCAACAACAACATTCAGAAGAAATTGTTAACCTGAAATCCCAGTTACAACAATATGGTCAGCAGCTTGAAAAGTTTGAAGGCTTTATTGGCGTCCTCCTTCCATTCCTTCCGCCTTCAGCAGCCGCAGCTGCACAAGACTTTTTAAACCTTCAAAATCGTCAAGTTCAAAATGAAGTACCCACTGATGTCCAACCAGAATAG
- the LOC108327266 gene encoding uncharacterized protein LOC108327266 — MAEADLQNHESWVTVETEGGQINQFQTMEDMVHDALRQNDSCQAFASNNIEEAPNEETQRFFKFLLDANQPLYEGASNLKLSMCVRLLACKSNWNIPNQCIDFIAKMVMDATPIKSGLPKTYYDAKKCVSKLGLQSQRIDCCVDGCMLFYDNEYGKNDGALLECKFCGKPRYQPRNTGATTTKQVPMKSMFYLPLIPRLQRMYASTQTAGQMTWHYENMSTNGLLRHPCDGEAWKHFDRVYPDFGIEPRNVRLGLCSDGFNPYVQASNIPYSCWPVIVTPYNLPPEICMSKPYMFLTCLIPGPFNLKVGIDVYLEPLIDELKKLWTGVITYDISRKQNFILRAMLMWTINDFPAYDMLSGWSTHGKLACPHCMEHTKAFRLYHGAKNSWFDSHRRFLPNDHAFRRNRNAFKKGEVEMDDAPPYLTGAEVWNRINGYPKITENGAPRIDGYGEWHNWTKKSIFWDLPYWKDNLLWHNLDFMHIEKNFFDNIFNTVMNVAGKTKDNDKARMDIALYCRRKDLELKSHTNGNMYKPKANYTLSADQTKQVCHWVKALKMPDGYSSNLSRCVDVNRGKLIGMKSHDCHVFMECLLPIAFSSLPCHVLNPITKISHFFRDLCSTTLNKDDLVKMKENIPIILCKMERIFPPSFFDSMEHLPIHLPYEARLGGPVHYRWMYPFERFMGYAKRLVKNKARVEGSICASYLHRETTHFCSHYFKNFMLTPESRRNEVDIEIESFTTTLSVFDQPGRHSGRESTHWLSDEELRSAHVHVHNDPLSVRNQHLRDLSLATLRVDSKYGIVDIRMDKRYVLFDPFIIAHNVQQVYYVPYPTSRTDKRVEEVVRLQDVEAGLEEVDHNNISSFHGQIDEDTTESEEYNAEGQGEDDNEDQFHSSSTE; from the exons ATGGCAGAAGCTGATTTACAAAATCATGAAAGTTGGGTAACTGTAGAGACGGAAGGTGGTCAAATTAACCAATTTCAAACAATGGAAGACATGGTGCATGATGCTCTTAGGCAAAATGACTCGTGCCAAGCATTTGCTTCTAATAACATTGAAGAGGCTCCGAATGAAGAAACACAaaggttttttaaatttttgttggaTGCAAACCAGCCGTTGTATGAAGGAGCATCAAACTTAAAATTATCAATGTGTGTCAGACTATTAGCTTGCAAGTCAAATTGGAATATTCCTAACCAATGCATagattttattgcaaaaatggtTATGGATGCAACACCCATCAAATCAGGTTTGCCTAAAACATACTACGATGCAAAAAAGTGTGTATCAAAGTTGGGATTACAATCGCAGAGGATTGATTGTTGCGTGGATGGTTGCATGCTCttctatgataatgaatatggtaAGAATGATGGCGCGTTGCTTGAATGCAAATTTTGTGGAAAGCCAAGATATCAACCACGTAACACGGGAGCAACTACTACAAAACAAGTTCCTATGAAATCAATGTTCTATTTGCCATTAATTCCCAGACTACAAAGAATGTATGCCTCAACACAAACTGCAGGACAAATGACATGGCACTATGAGAACATGTCGACGAATGGTCTTTTGCGTCATCCATGCGATGGAGAGGCTTGGAAGCACTTTGATAGAGTATATCCTGACTTTGGTATCGAGCCACGCAATGTACGACTCGGTTTATGCTCTGATGGTTTTAACCCATATGTACAAGCATCAAATATACCATATTCATGTTGGCCAGTTATTGTCACCCCTTATAATCTTCCTCCAGAAATCTGCATGTCTAAACCTTACATGTTCTTGACATGTCTCATTCCCGGGCCATTCAATCTAAAGGTTGGCATAGATGTTTACTTAGAGCCCTTGATAGACGAATTGAAGAAGTTGTGGACGGGTGTGATAACATATGATATTTCAAGgaaacaaaactttattttgagGGCCATGCTGATGTGGACAATTAATGATTTTCCTGCTTATGATATGTTGTCCGGCTGGAGCACTCATGGTAAACTGGCATGCCCACATTGCATGGAGCATACAAAGGCTTTTAGATTATATCATGGGGCAAAAAATTCGTGGTTTGACTCCCATCGGAGGTTTTTACCGAATGACCATGCCTTTAGAAGGAATAGGAATGCTTTCAAGAAGGGGGAAGTGGAGATGGATGACGCACCACCATATCTAACGGGAGCAGAAGTTTGGAATAGAATCAATGGTTATCCGAAAATAACTGAAAATGGTGCACCAAGAATTGATGGATACGGTGAGTGGCATAATTGGACGAAAAAAAGCATCTTTTGGGATCTACCCTATTGGAAGGATAATTTGTTATGGCATAATCTTGATTTCatgcacattgaaaaaaatttctttgacaacatCTTTAATACTGTGATGAATGTTGCGGGGAAGACAAAAGACAATGACAAGGCTCGAATGGATATAGCTTTGTATTGTAGACGAAAAGATTTGGAGCTAAAAAGTCATACCAATGGAAACATGTATAAGCCAAAAGCAAATTATACACTTTCAGCAGACCAAACAAAACAAGTTTGTCATTGGGTAAAAGCTCTTAAGATGCCTGATGGATATTCTTCTAACTTGTCAAGGTGTGTTGATGTGAATAGGGGAAAGCTCATTGGGATGAAAAGCCATGACTGCCATGTGTTTATGGAATGCTTACTTCCAATAGCGTTTAGTTCTTTACCGTGTCATGTTCTCAATCCTATTACAAAGATAAGTCATTTCTTTAGAGATTTGTGTTCTACTACATTGAACAAGGATGACCTagtgaaaatgaaagaaaacattcCAATCATTCTGTGCAAGATGGAGAGAATATTTCCTCCCTCATTCTTTGATTCTATGGAACATCTCCCTATCCATCTTCCATATGAGGCACGACTTGGTGGACCGGTCCACtataggtggatgtacccaTTTGAAAG GTTCATGGGATATGCTAAACGTTTGGTAAAGAATAAAGCTAGGGTTGAAGGATCTATTTGCGCATCATACTTGCATAGAGAAACAACTCATTTTTGTTcccattatttcaaaaacttcatgttaaCACCAGAAAGCCGTAGAAATGAAGTAGACATTGAAATAGAAAGCTTTACGACAACATTATCAGTGTTTGACCAACCTGGCCGTCATTCTGGGAGGGAATCAACACATTGGTTAAGTGATGAAGAATTGAGATCAGCTCACGttcat GTTCATAATGATCCTTTAAGTGTGAGGAACCAACATCTTAGAGATTTATCACTTGCTACTTTAAG GGTGGATTCAAAGTATGGCATTGTGGATATTCGAATGGATAAAAGATATGTGTTGTTTGATCCTTTTATAATTGCACATAATGTACAACAAGTGTATTATGTACCGTATCCAACATCACGCACGGACAAACGAG ttgaagaagtagTCCGATTACAAGATGTGGAAGCTGGTCTTGAAGAAGTGGACCATAACAATATTTCATCATTTCATGGGCAAATAGATGAAGATACAACTGAATCAGAAGAATACAATGCAGAGGGACAGGGTGAAGATGACAATGAAGATCAATTTCATAGTTCTAGCACTGAATAG